A stretch of the Vitis riparia cultivar Riparia Gloire de Montpellier isolate 1030 chromosome 13, EGFV_Vit.rip_1.0, whole genome shotgun sequence genome encodes the following:
- the LOC117928255 gene encoding protein EARLY FLOWERING 4-like, which translates to MDDDASNGFRRHRHHNSRRRSRQSSATVDHRRAGFGPADEGDDSGGEAEEGSAEVWETFNDSFRQVQSVLDRNRVLIQQVNENHQSKIPDNLVKNVALIQEINGNISKVVSLYSDLSTNFSGVFHQPNENESGAVVAKKGSVKGKNTEA; encoded by the coding sequence ATGGACGACGACGCCTCCAATGGCTTCCGCCGCCACCGCCACCATAACAGCCGCCGTCGCAGTCGACAAAGCTCCGCGACCGTTGATCACCGTCGAGCAGGTTTCGGCCCCGCGGACGAAGGAGATGACTCCGGCGGGGAGGCGGAGGAGGGCAGCGCTGAGGTTTGGGAGACCTTCAACGACAGCTTTCGGCAGGTGCAGTCCGTGTTGGATCGGAACCGCGTTTTGATTCAGCAGGTTAACGAGAACCACCAGTCCAAGATTCCTGATAATCTCGTCAAGAATGTTGCCCTAATTCAGGAGATTAATGGAAATATTTCCAAGGTTGTTTCGCTCTACTCCGATCTCTCCACCAACTTCTCCGGCGTATTTCATCAGCCAAACGAGAACGAAAGCGGAGCGGTTGTCGCTAAGAAAGGTAGTGTCAAGGGGAAGAACACGGAAGCTTGA